The following proteins are co-located in the Dyadobacter chenwenxiniae genome:
- a CDS encoding sensor histidine kinase encodes MKKIHLIALHVGYWLLFAFLISFVFFISQASDGFALPDTEDWIAILLFSLLTGISSFYAFYLWLVPRYLVTRNINHFVRIGLLISLGVAILSVLLVSLVTTVIIYIALNQWQWILFSGSDQLILLAGFTLLALVNALTGALLRASITWYTDIHLKEQIANQALQTELALLKSQLNPHFLFNTLHNIDILIGHDAAKASAYLNKLSDLLRFSLYETQANQIPLAQEIASIEKYIELQKIRMSNEQYVSLLIDGQADGLEITPMLFMPYIENAFKYAANKKITDGIRINIKISNEHIHFQCVNVIDPSKLTRENQGGIGQKLLGKRLALLYPERHKLLVKATDTTYSVDLTLSLKTYALPAD; translated from the coding sequence ATGAAAAAGATTCATCTCATTGCATTACATGTGGGCTATTGGCTGCTGTTTGCCTTTCTGATCAGTTTTGTGTTTTTTATCTCGCAGGCAAGTGACGGGTTCGCCTTGCCCGACACAGAGGATTGGATAGCTATTCTGCTGTTCAGCTTACTGACAGGGATTAGTAGTTTTTACGCATTTTATTTGTGGCTCGTTCCCCGCTACCTGGTGACGCGCAACATTAATCATTTCGTTCGTATCGGCTTGCTTATAAGCCTGGGGGTTGCCATCTTATCGGTCCTGCTGGTCTCATTAGTTACCACAGTAATCATTTATATTGCTCTTAATCAATGGCAGTGGATCCTATTTTCTGGTTCGGATCAACTGATTTTACTGGCGGGTTTTACACTGCTGGCGCTTGTCAATGCATTGACAGGCGCCCTTCTGCGCGCATCGATAACCTGGTATACCGACATTCACCTGAAAGAACAAATAGCAAACCAGGCGCTGCAAACGGAACTAGCCTTATTGAAGTCGCAACTGAACCCGCACTTCTTGTTTAACACGCTTCATAATATCGACATTCTAATCGGGCATGATGCCGCGAAGGCTTCCGCCTATTTGAATAAGCTTTCTGACCTGTTGCGGTTCAGCTTATACGAAACGCAGGCCAATCAGATCCCCTTGGCACAGGAAATTGCGTCGATTGAAAAGTATATTGAATTGCAGAAAATCAGAATGTCTAATGAACAATATGTCTCGTTGCTGATCGATGGCCAGGCAGACGGGTTAGAAATTACCCCAATGCTGTTTATGCCTTACATTGAAAATGCATTCAAATATGCCGCAAACAAAAAAATCACCGACGGCATCCGCATTAACATTAAGATAAGCAATGAACACATTCATTTCCAATGTGTCAATGTTATTGATCCATCTAAATTAACAAGAGAAAATCAGGGGGGCATCGGGCAGAAACTGCTTGGCAAACGATTAGCTTTGCTCTACCCGGAACGCCATAAATTGCTTGTAAAGGCCACAGATACAACTTATTCCGTAGACCTAACCCTATCACTGAAAACCTATGCGCTGCCTGCTGATTGA
- a CDS encoding putative immunity protein, whose translation MQEHKDLMEWASNCVKHALVHIGEHSNTSLTKILDVGQAWKHGKASVGDARSAALAAIAIANELKDPAKISAARAIGHAVATAHMADHALRAVDYALKALNNEDRPSEKQWQNQQLPESIRTLVLTARK comes from the coding sequence ATGCAAGAGCATAAGGACTTAATGGAATGGGCTTCTAATTGTGTAAAACATGCGCTGGTGCACATTGGAGAGCATTCAAATACTTCGTTAACAAAGATTCTGGATGTAGGCCAGGCATGGAAGCACGGTAAGGCTTCTGTTGGTGATGCACGGAGCGCGGCGCTTGCCGCTATTGCTATTGCCAATGAACTCAAAGATCCGGCAAAGATCTCCGCAGCTCGTGCCATTGGGCACGCAGTTGCGACCGCTCACATGGCTGACCATGCTTTAAGAGCAGTTGATTATGCCTTAAAAGCACTAAATAACGAGGATAGGCCCTCAGAAAAGCAGTGGCAAAATCAGCAATTGCCCGAATCTATCCGGACGCTTGTCCTTACGGCCCGTAAATAG
- a CDS encoding PAS domain S-box protein: MKSSLNIVYLEDSPFAASAVKQALHKGNITAEIRVTGTREEFISAVTGFLPDVILAEYSLPGINCCQALDFLKQSGLSIPFIIISDSISDEMAQELVVIGVDDYIIKSQAGRLPFAVLKSLEKYQFKNQQQKLLQLLTDSEERFRALVENSSDAVVILDNQARPVYASPAVTNVLGYTPEEVIGMDIVSKAHPEDVPAILKAMERVFANPGVTMPGHTSRMLHKDGNWRWIEATITNLLHEPAINGIVDNFRDITDKKASEEKIHHLNRLYAFLSQVNHTLVHALDIQTVFKQVCKIAIETGKFRGAWVGIYSDSSGTVTVAEQKGIAEPYMTGFVTAAQEQEELAAALQLQPYYVTNDIQQDFLSENWKALAAAAGYQSCMVLPLKRSGKIIGSLHLYASETNIFTKAETTLLQEAATGISFSLEFFERERLKLVADEQLKHKERRLSQAQAIAHLGSWETDLVTNSSIWSEEACRIYGLPENDNEQSTQAWLSFVHPQDLQYVVKANQRVLDSMQPFNYQHRIIRKDGQIRYLHVQTHIELDTWGQPISLYGVLQDVTQNEMSSQALRLSESNLNAIMNNTDALIYSLDRNYRYITCNQAHKRVMKEKYGIDVQPGYDIRDSIGKFDPGSIPEWEHINARAFGGEVLKFEKQLNVHGIPCHFKFSIHPIKENNKVTGLSCFVNDITRERQAEEKVLKALEEKNVILESIGDAFFAVDNNWIVSYWNKKAEIVLKCPKETILGRSVWDVFPDAVDTLFYESYHKAVEQNTIQHFEAYYERDNIWFEVSAYPSASGLSIYFRDITSRKNSEVELKELNENLRTYTNELIESKKGLEQFSYIVSHNLRAPVANIIGLAELLGQNIYPPEVKEEFLTGIIVNVKRLDNVILDLNTILQVKRDVSEKRESVDLCEMIDDIKLDLETTLKKEQVKIVTDFEAASQLFIIKSYLHSIFYNLIANSVKYRQPEVAPVIHIKSSQADDIVIISVLDNGLGIDLDKKGKQLFGLYKRFHQHVEGKGMGLFMVKTQVEMLGGKIYVNSAVDKGTEFRMEFRSN, from the coding sequence ATGAAAAGTAGTCTGAACATCGTTTACCTGGAAGATTCACCATTTGCGGCAAGCGCAGTAAAACAAGCCTTACACAAAGGAAACATAACTGCTGAAATACGGGTGACTGGCACAAGGGAAGAGTTCATAAGTGCTGTTACCGGCTTTTTACCTGATGTGATCCTTGCAGAATACAGCTTGCCCGGCATCAACTGCTGTCAGGCGCTCGACTTTTTAAAACAAAGTGGACTCAGCATCCCCTTTATTATCATTTCTGATTCTATATCCGATGAAATGGCTCAGGAACTGGTAGTGATTGGTGTAGATGATTATATAATTAAAAGCCAGGCTGGCCGCCTTCCCTTCGCTGTTTTAAAAAGCTTGGAGAAATACCAGTTCAAGAACCAACAACAAAAATTGCTACAACTGTTAACGGACAGCGAAGAGCGTTTCCGTGCACTTGTGGAAAACAGTAGTGATGCAGTCGTTATACTTGACAATCAGGCCCGACCGGTGTATGCATCGCCAGCAGTGACAAACGTTCTGGGCTATACGCCCGAAGAAGTGATTGGCATGGACATCGTCTCGAAGGCGCACCCCGAGGATGTGCCAGCAATATTGAAGGCTATGGAAAGAGTCTTTGCAAATCCGGGCGTGACCATGCCCGGGCATACCAGCCGGATGCTTCACAAGGACGGAAATTGGCGATGGATTGAAGCCACGATAACTAATCTTTTACATGAACCCGCAATAAACGGCATTGTAGACAATTTCCGGGATATTACCGACAAGAAAGCCAGTGAAGAGAAAATACACCATCTAAACCGGCTGTATGCATTTTTGAGCCAGGTTAATCACACACTTGTACATGCGCTGGATATACAAACCGTTTTTAAGCAGGTTTGCAAGATTGCCATTGAAACCGGAAAGTTTCGGGGCGCATGGGTTGGTATTTACTCGGACAGTAGCGGCACAGTAACAGTAGCCGAGCAAAAAGGCATTGCAGAACCCTACATGACAGGCTTTGTAACTGCTGCTCAAGAGCAAGAAGAATTGGCCGCAGCGTTACAATTGCAGCCTTACTATGTAACAAACGATATACAGCAAGACTTCCTATCTGAAAATTGGAAAGCACTGGCTGCTGCTGCCGGATACCAATCCTGCATGGTGCTGCCCCTCAAAAGATCGGGCAAGATCATAGGGAGTCTTCACTTGTATGCGTCGGAAACGAATATTTTCACCAAGGCCGAAACCACATTATTGCAAGAAGCGGCAACAGGCATTTCATTTTCTCTGGAATTTTTTGAACGTGAGCGCCTTAAACTTGTAGCAGACGAACAGCTCAAACACAAAGAAAGACGTTTGAGCCAGGCGCAGGCCATTGCCCATCTAGGGAGTTGGGAAACGGACCTGGTAACAAATTCCAGCATATGGTCGGAAGAGGCGTGCAGGATTTACGGTTTACCTGAAAACGATAATGAGCAGTCAACCCAAGCGTGGTTATCCTTTGTACATCCGCAAGACCTGCAATATGTGGTCAAAGCCAATCAACGCGTCTTGGACTCCATGCAGCCCTTTAATTACCAGCACCGTATCATACGAAAGGACGGACAAATCAGGTATCTGCATGTGCAGACCCATATTGAGCTCGATACCTGGGGACAGCCCATAAGCCTGTATGGCGTATTGCAAGATGTAACCCAGAATGAAATGTCCAGCCAAGCGCTAAGGCTTTCAGAGTCCAATCTGAATGCAATCATGAATAACACCGATGCGCTTATCTATTCGCTGGATAGGAACTACAGATACATTACCTGTAACCAGGCACATAAAAGGGTGATGAAAGAAAAATATGGTATAGATGTGCAGCCAGGATATGACATCCGTGATTCTATTGGCAAGTTTGACCCGGGGTCTATCCCTGAGTGGGAACATATCAATGCGCGGGCGTTTGGCGGCGAAGTTTTAAAATTCGAAAAACAGCTCAACGTGCATGGTATACCATGTCACTTTAAGTTCTCGATTCACCCCATAAAAGAAAATAATAAGGTCACAGGCCTTTCCTGCTTTGTCAACGACATCACCAGAGAAAGACAGGCCGAAGAAAAAGTGCTCAAAGCTCTTGAAGAAAAAAATGTGATCCTGGAGAGTATTGGGGACGCGTTTTTTGCCGTGGATAATAACTGGATTGTCTCGTATTGGAACAAGAAGGCTGAGATCGTCTTAAAGTGCCCGAAAGAAACCATACTTGGCAGAAGCGTCTGGGATGTTTTTCCCGATGCCGTTGATACTTTATTTTATGAATCATATCATAAGGCAGTTGAACAAAACACGATCCAGCATTTTGAAGCTTATTATGAAAGGGACAATATCTGGTTCGAGGTATCAGCTTATCCATCAGCCAGTGGGCTTTCAATTTATTTCCGGGACATTACATCACGAAAGAATTCCGAGGTGGAGCTTAAAGAACTTAATGAAAACTTGCGCACTTACACAAATGAGCTTATTGAGTCAAAAAAAGGGCTTGAACAATTTTCCTATATCGTATCCCACAACTTGCGCGCACCGGTGGCTAACATCATCGGACTGGCCGAGCTTTTGGGACAGAATATTTATCCCCCAGAAGTAAAAGAAGAATTTTTGACAGGCATTATCGTGAATGTCAAAAGGCTGGACAACGTCATTTTGGACCTTAACACAATCTTGCAGGTTAAAAGAGATGTTAGCGAAAAACGGGAATCAGTCGACTTATGTGAAATGATAGATGACATTAAGCTTGATCTGGAAACAACATTAAAAAAAGAACAGGTAAAAATAGTTACCGATTTTGAGGCCGCAAGCCAGCTTTTTATCATCAAAAGTTATCTGCACAGCATTTTTTATAATCTGATAGCGAACTCTGTCAAGTACCGTCAGCCGGAGGTAGCGCCAGTAATTCACATTAAAAGCAGCCAGGCTGATGACATTGTCATTATTTCCGTTCTGGATAATGGCCTGGGCATCGATCTGGATAAAAAAGGCAAACAGCTTTTTGGCCTCTATAAGCGCTTCCATCAGCATGTGGAAGGAAAAGGAATGGGTTTGTTTATGGTAAAGACACAAGTTGAAATGCTTGGAGGAAAAATTTATGTGAATAGCGCAGTCGATAAGGGTACCGAGTTTAGGATGGAATTTCGTTCCAATTAA
- a CDS encoding serine hydrolase domain-containing protein — translation MRILTFLFGLLFIFPVCAQVKTTTKPIESRAFRKAIRSAQRYVDSLRVKQDIPGISVCVGSASGILWAEGFGYADLENLQPVTIHSKFRLGSVSKSLTSFAIGRLVEDGKLDPDVPVQQYVPAFPTKKYPITPRQLATHTAGIRHYQDNDPIACPVRYPSVHDGLGIFSNDSLLFRPGTAYGYSTYGYSLLSAVIEGASHTDYLSFMKKVVFDPLDMTSTGADYSDSLVSGRVRFYEHSKTKLVNAAMVDNSYKWAGGGLLSTPSDLVKFGRGLLNHTTLRPETIAMLLKPQLLADGTNTYYGMGWRIGTDSMKKPIIHHGGSIDGGRTFLLIYPDEKLVVAFTANMSGVNINLPEAQTIAQFFLATNQ, via the coding sequence ATGAGAATCCTTACATTCCTATTCGGCCTGTTATTCATTTTTCCCGTCTGCGCACAAGTAAAAACAACAACAAAACCCATTGAGAGCAGAGCTTTCCGAAAAGCAATCAGATCCGCGCAGCGCTACGTCGACTCATTACGTGTAAAACAGGATATTCCGGGAATTTCGGTCTGCGTGGGAAGTGCCAGTGGAATACTTTGGGCAGAAGGCTTTGGCTATGCCGACCTGGAAAACCTGCAACCCGTTACTATCCACTCCAAATTCCGGTTGGGTTCGGTTTCCAAATCACTCACCTCATTTGCCATTGGCCGGTTGGTGGAAGATGGTAAATTGGATCCGGATGTGCCTGTCCAACAATACGTGCCCGCGTTTCCGACAAAAAAGTATCCGATTACTCCCCGCCAGTTAGCTACGCACACTGCTGGAATCCGCCACTATCAAGACAATGACCCGATTGCCTGCCCCGTCCGCTATCCCAGTGTGCACGATGGATTAGGTATTTTCAGTAACGACAGTCTACTTTTTCGGCCGGGTACCGCATACGGATACTCCACCTATGGCTATTCATTGCTGAGCGCGGTTATTGAAGGGGCAAGCCATACTGACTATCTCTCCTTTATGAAAAAAGTCGTCTTTGATCCGCTGGATATGACAAGCACCGGAGCTGACTATTCCGACAGTCTGGTCAGCGGACGCGTGCGGTTCTACGAGCACAGTAAAACAAAATTAGTGAACGCTGCCATGGTCGACAACAGCTACAAATGGGCAGGCGGAGGGCTTTTATCCACCCCCTCCGATCTGGTTAAATTCGGTCGTGGACTGCTTAACCACACAACGCTCCGTCCTGAAACAATCGCCATGCTATTAAAACCCCAGCTTCTGGCAGACGGCACCAACACCTATTATGGGATGGGCTGGCGTATCGGGACAGATAGTATGAAAAAGCCAATTATACACCACGGAGGCTCTATTGATGGCGGAAGGACGTTTCTTCTTATTTACCCGGACGAAAAGTTGGTCGTAGCCTTTACAGCCAACATGAGCGGTGTCAATATTAACTTGCCCGAAGCCCAGACAATTGCACAATTCTTTTTAGCCACAAACCAATGA
- a CDS encoding IMP dehydrogenase, with the protein MAQYLNETSRTFSEYLLIPGLTTKDCVPNKVSLATPLTKFDGNGKPAIELNIPFVSAIMQSVSDDQMAIALAKNGGLSFIFGSQSIEDQVEMIRKVKNYKAGFVVSTANLTPENTLSDVLSLKAKKGHSTIAITSDGTANGKLLGIVTGRDYRVSTDGLDKKVHSFMTPLSELVTAKLGVTLNQANDIIWEHKLNSLPVIDEDGNFKFFVFRKDYDHHKENPSELSDEQKKLLVGAGINTRDYKERVPALIGAGADVLCIDSSDGFSEWQKDTLEYIKSEYGDSVKVGAGNVVDKEGFLYLVEAGADFVKVGVGGGSICITREQKGIGRGQATALIEVAQARDDYYASTGTYIPICSDGGIAQDYHMVLALAMGADFLMMGRYFARFDESPTRKLLVNGNYVKEYWGEGSNRARNWQRYDMGGDDGLKFEEGVDSYVPYAGRLKDNLAVTLGKIKSTMCSCGTTSITMLKNKAKITLVSSVSIVEGGAHDVILKDANR; encoded by the coding sequence ATGGCACAGTATCTAAACGAGACGTCAAGAACATTTAGTGAGTATCTTTTAATTCCAGGATTGACAACAAAGGACTGTGTTCCTAACAAAGTATCGCTAGCAACGCCACTCACAAAGTTCGATGGCAACGGAAAACCCGCAATTGAGTTAAATATTCCCTTTGTATCAGCCATTATGCAGTCGGTGTCTGATGACCAGATGGCCATTGCTTTGGCAAAAAATGGCGGCTTATCATTCATTTTTGGGTCTCAGTCTATTGAAGATCAGGTTGAGATGATCCGTAAGGTTAAAAATTATAAAGCGGGATTTGTAGTCAGTACGGCAAATTTAACTCCGGAGAACACCTTGTCGGACGTACTTTCACTCAAAGCGAAAAAAGGACATTCAACAATCGCCATAACCAGTGATGGAACGGCAAATGGCAAGCTGCTAGGCATAGTTACTGGAAGGGACTATAGAGTTTCAACAGATGGTTTAGACAAGAAAGTCCATTCATTCATGACACCATTGTCCGAGTTGGTTACTGCTAAACTGGGGGTGACATTGAATCAGGCCAATGATATCATCTGGGAACATAAGCTTAATAGCCTGCCCGTCATTGATGAGGACGGCAACTTCAAATTTTTTGTTTTCAGAAAAGACTACGATCATCATAAGGAAAATCCCTCCGAGTTGTCTGATGAGCAAAAGAAGTTGCTGGTCGGCGCTGGAATTAACACGCGGGACTATAAAGAAAGGGTGCCTGCCTTGATTGGAGCCGGTGCTGATGTGCTTTGTATTGATTCGTCTGACGGGTTCTCGGAATGGCAAAAAGATACGCTTGAGTACATTAAAAGCGAGTACGGTGACAGTGTCAAAGTCGGCGCAGGTAATGTTGTTGATAAAGAAGGTTTTCTCTACTTGGTGGAAGCAGGAGCTGATTTTGTGAAGGTTGGCGTTGGAGGAGGTTCAATATGCATCACCAGGGAACAAAAAGGAATTGGCCGCGGACAGGCAACAGCGCTCATTGAGGTTGCGCAGGCCCGGGATGATTACTATGCTTCTACGGGTACGTATATACCTATATGTTCGGACGGGGGGATTGCCCAGGATTACCATATGGTGCTGGCTCTTGCGATGGGTGCAGATTTTTTAATGATGGGGAGATATTTTGCCAGGTTTGACGAAAGCCCTACCAGAAAGTTACTCGTCAACGGCAACTATGTGAAAGAATATTGGGGAGAAGGATCCAACAGGGCGCGCAACTGGCAACGTTACGATATGGGTGGTGATGATGGCCTGAAATTCGAGGAGGGCGTGGACAGCTATGTACCTTATGCGGGTAGATTGAAGGATAACCTGGCCGTAACGCTTGGGAAAATTAAGTCAACCATGTGTAGTTGCGGAACGACTTCCATAACCATGCTTAAAAACAAAGCCAAGATCACCCTAGTATCTTCCGTGAGCATTGTCGAAGGCGGTGCGCACGATGTAATATTGAAAGATGCAAACAGGTGA
- a CDS encoding MutS-related protein, which yields MQSTFQDNIEQYETQISSLNKQLKHVSSLRLLVFVGSLVLLLILANARSAALVMITLAVGVIAFGLVLNRYNLLVRTKNRLTFLKQINEREVLIQQRKLNGIDSGAEFLNADHAYADDLDIFGQHSLFQILNRTTTEPGKMQLASWLMRPAEPDLILERQKAAAELATKIDWRQEFQAAGMPFLNPKSSYLLLIKWIEAPANLLPQRRRYLISAIVLGLVATLAGALGIRHLFLFLFLNEPFSIVLILPIIVSLIVNRQVIKRMRANTERTLNDLQYCVPMLAASESLISLIESASLDSELLQKWQSVFRIKEYSAESEILRLRKTLEAFQQRGSRQMIGKNDFYGIFNSIWLLDIYFILTTELWKARNGSKLKEWSTAIGNFEAISSLAGFTYANPEFVLPSIAEDNYRIRFEGLGHPLLKQHQRICNDFELVEKGSVVIITGSNMAGKSTFLRTVGCNLGLAMIGGPCCALSGQISPVQLFTSMRTQDNLEEGISSFYAELKRIEMLLKLIASGQPVFFLLDEMFKGTNSDDRYKGGVSLIRQLSALNAFGMISTHDLQLAKVASQHLPVRNYSFNSELLDEKIIFNYKLTEGFCTDFNASALMKKSGIEILEEGIWMQSPLTPDNFI from the coding sequence ATGCAGTCAACTTTTCAAGACAACATTGAACAATACGAGACACAAATTTCCTCTTTGAATAAACAACTCAAACACGTTTCGTCTTTGAGATTGCTTGTTTTCGTGGGATCATTGGTACTTCTACTCATTCTGGCTAACGCAAGGTCAGCTGCTCTTGTGATGATAACACTGGCTGTCGGTGTGATTGCATTTGGACTCGTGCTTAACCGGTATAACCTGTTGGTGCGTACTAAAAATCGGCTGACTTTCCTGAAACAAATCAATGAACGGGAGGTGCTTATCCAGCAGCGAAAGTTAAATGGTATAGACAGTGGAGCTGAATTTCTTAACGCCGATCATGCATACGCTGATGATCTTGATATTTTCGGCCAACATTCTCTTTTCCAAATCCTAAACCGCACAACCACAGAGCCTGGCAAGATGCAGCTGGCAAGTTGGTTAATGCGACCGGCCGAACCTGATCTGATTTTGGAAAGGCAAAAGGCGGCAGCTGAGCTGGCTACCAAAATTGACTGGCGACAGGAATTTCAAGCTGCCGGCATGCCATTTCTTAACCCCAAAAGCAGCTATTTGCTACTGATTAAGTGGATTGAGGCTCCTGCCAACCTGCTACCGCAACGAAGGAGGTATCTGATAAGCGCAATTGTGCTTGGACTTGTCGCCACCCTGGCCGGAGCGCTTGGTATCCGTCATCTTTTCCTGTTTCTTTTTTTAAATGAGCCTTTTTCAATTGTATTGATACTGCCCATAATCGTAAGCCTGATTGTCAATCGACAGGTTATCAAAAGAATGCGGGCCAATACCGAGCGCACGCTCAATGATCTTCAATATTGCGTGCCTATGCTTGCGGCCAGCGAGTCGCTGATTAGCCTAATTGAATCGGCATCATTGGATAGTGAATTACTACAAAAATGGCAGTCTGTTTTCCGAATCAAAGAATATTCAGCAGAAAGTGAAATCCTGCGCCTCAGGAAAACACTGGAAGCATTCCAGCAACGTGGGTCCAGGCAAATGATAGGCAAAAATGACTTTTACGGTATTTTTAATTCTATTTGGCTTCTGGATATTTACTTTATCCTCACCACCGAGCTTTGGAAAGCCAGAAACGGGTCTAAGCTTAAAGAATGGAGTACGGCTATCGGTAATTTTGAAGCCATCAGCAGTCTTGCCGGGTTTACTTATGCTAACCCTGAATTTGTTCTTCCGAGTATAGCTGAAGACAATTATCGGATTCGTTTCGAAGGTCTGGGTCACCCGTTACTGAAACAGCATCAGCGCATTTGCAATGATTTTGAATTGGTAGAAAAAGGGTCCGTTGTAATTATAACCGGCTCCAATATGGCAGGCAAAAGTACTTTCCTCAGGACGGTCGGATGCAATTTGGGCCTGGCCATGATTGGCGGACCATGCTGTGCTTTGTCGGGACAAATTTCCCCGGTACAGCTATTCACCAGCATGCGGACGCAGGATAATCTGGAAGAAGGAATATCCTCATTTTATGCCGAGCTCAAACGTATAGAGATGCTTTTGAAACTGATTGCCAGTGGCCAGCCCGTTTTCTTCTTATTAGACGAGATGTTCAAAGGAACGAACTCGGACGACCGCTACAAGGGCGGAGTTTCACTGATCCGGCAGTTAAGTGCACTTAATGCATTTGGAATGATTTCGACCCATGATTTACAACTGGCAAAAGTTGCAAGTCAGCATTTACCGGTTCGAAATTACAGTTTCAATAGTGAGCTGCTGGATGAAAAGATCATTTTCAACTACAAGCTCACTGAGGGATTTTGTACTGACTTTAATGCAAGCGCATTAATGAAAAAAAGCGGAATAGAGATCTTAGAGGAAGGAATATGGATGCAAAGCCCCCTTACACCTGATAATTTTATTTAA
- a CDS encoding LytR/AlgR family response regulator transcription factor has protein sequence MRCLLIEDEPLAMLRLKEFVARLPFLTLMDAVDNALDAIPIIQREPIDLIFLDIEMDGITGLQLLEVLPVRPAVILTTAFDHYALRAFDLQVDDYLLKPYTFERFLQAVTRVRQTFGKHDNEPESSFLFVKAEYRLQKISLDQIIFIEGMRDYRRIHVETEKIMTLETFGELEQRLPHQRFCRVHKSYLVALNKIESIERDRIKIFQTVIPISDKYRDIFYERIGRPAK, from the coding sequence ATGCGCTGCCTGCTGATTGAAGATGAACCCCTGGCTATGCTGCGTCTAAAAGAGTTTGTCGCCCGCTTACCGTTTCTGACGCTCATGGATGCGGTGGACAACGCCCTGGATGCGATCCCGATCATTCAACGTGAACCGATTGATCTTATATTTTTGGACATTGAAATGGATGGCATTACCGGCTTGCAGCTTCTGGAAGTTTTGCCGGTGCGCCCCGCTGTGATCCTGACGACCGCTTTTGATCATTATGCGCTCAGGGCATTCGATTTACAAGTAGACGACTATTTGTTAAAACCCTACACCTTTGAGCGGTTTTTACAAGCCGTGACCCGGGTACGGCAAACTTTTGGAAAGCATGATAACGAACCTGAAAGCTCATTTTTGTTTGTAAAAGCAGAATATCGTCTTCAAAAGATAAGTTTGGATCAGATCATTTTCATTGAAGGAATGCGTGACTACCGGCGCATTCACGTTGAGACGGAAAAGATCATGACCCTGGAAACTTTTGGCGAGTTGGAACAGCGCTTACCCCACCAGCGATTTTGTCGTGTTCACAAATCATATTTGGTTGCTTTGAATAAGATCGAATCCATCGAACGCGACAGGATCAAAATTTTTCAAACCGTAATTCCCATATCAGACAAATATCGCGACATTTTCTACGAGCGTATTGGTCGGCCTGCCAAGTAG
- a CDS encoding response regulator, giving the protein MKTALRFIVVDDDPINNMVCKYVITNFAPAAGIQLFTDPEKALQFIQNEHDHESDNQETVLFLDINMPVMSGWEFLDAYSSFEDKLHSQIKIIILSSSIDPEDIEQARNHPLVSGYFPKPLSKETLMNMNE; this is encoded by the coding sequence ATGAAAACAGCCTTACGGTTTATTGTCGTTGATGACGACCCTATTAATAATATGGTCTGCAAGTATGTTATTACAAACTTTGCTCCGGCGGCCGGCATCCAGCTTTTTACTGACCCGGAGAAAGCCCTGCAATTCATTCAAAACGAACACGATCACGAATCAGACAACCAGGAAACAGTACTGTTTTTGGATATCAATATGCCAGTGATGAGTGGTTGGGAGTTTTTAGACGCATATAGCTCTTTTGAAGATAAGCTTCATAGCCAAATAAAGATCATTATCCTTTCTTCCTCCATTGATCCGGAAGATATCGAGCAGGCCAGGAACCACCCACTTGTCAGCGGGTATTTCCCAAAGCCACTGAGCAAAGAGACATTAATGAATATGAATGAGTAG